The segment TCTTTTCCTTTGGTAGATGTTGGTTCTTATTTTTTTTGGAATGAGCATTTGTTTTGATTGCTGAACTATCAGAAACAGCTTTTTCATTCTTCGTGGTTGTTCCAAACTCAGGCCCATAAGAATCTATTTTTTTCCTTGGTGATTTTATAATTTGTATTAACTTCGCATAAAATGCTGAAATTAATTCCACTCTTGAATTTCTGTTCTCCGTGATCTCGTCCAGCTGTTGTTCTAAATCTTTTGTAAAGGATTCACCAATTAGATCATGAAAGTTTAAATCCAAATAACCATCCACTTTCATTCCCAAGGCAGAAGGGCCTATGTTTTTTTGGTACTCAACAATGTACTTTCTCAGTTTTAATGTTTCAAGAATGTTTGCGTAAGTGGAAGGACGACCCACTCCCGTATCTTCCATTTTTTGGATTAACTTACCTTGGGTATATCTTTCAGGAGGTTCTGTTTCCTTTTCTAAAGTCGAAAAAGATTCGTAGGAAAAAACATCTCCCACTTTTGCATCCAATGGACTTTTCTTTTGATTCGAAATTGGTTCTGGAAAGTTTTTAAACCCACCATCAAAAATTCTTTCAAAGGAATGTGTGAATACATGTTTTCCAATTGGGAATTCATATACAACCTCTTCACCTAATTCGGGCTTCATGAGAGAGACTAAAAATCGTTCCCATATCAATTGGTAAAGTTTCCATTCGTCTACTGTCAAATAATTCCGAATCTGATTGGGTGTTAGATTGGGATTAATGGGGATAACAGCTTCATGAGCATCTTGCGAAAACTTTTTCTGTTTGGACTGTTTTCCACTCCCTTCCAATAGAAGTTTTGGATGGTGTTGTTTTAAATAATTCTCACCTAACTGAAGTTTGGAATCGGAAACACGAGTGCTATCAGATCTCATGTAGGTAATAAGACCTACCGTTTCTCCCGATTGTAATTTTTTGCCTTCAAATAAACTTTGTGCAATTCGCATCGTTTTTTTTGAATCAAATTTTAAAGCTCGAAAACTAACTTCAAGTAAACTGGCAGTAGAAAATGCCTTTGGAGGATTTCGTTTCAATTGTTTTATTTTGATATTTGATAATATGAGTTCCTTTAGCTTAGAAGGTTCAGGGATCAATCCCAGTTCTTTTACGATCGCATTTACATCTTCTTGATTCAGTTTTTCTTTCGTATGGTATTTGAGTTCGATTTTTTGTTTTTTCAAACTACCATGAAGTTTAAGTAAAAAATAAGTTTGTTTTGTAAAGTTTTGGATTTCCCTTTCCCTTTCACAAATCCAATGTAAAACGGTAGATTGAACCCTTCCCGCAGATAAGGTTGGTATTTTTAATTGTTTCCATAAATCAGGTGATACTTCAAAACCAAAAATTCGATCAATCACCCTTCTCGCTATTTGTGATTCAATTTCCCCTAAATCTAGTCCATTTTTTTTCTCTAATTGGATGTTCAATTCAGCTTTTGTAATTTCTTTTAAACGTAAGCGGTAGATTGGTTTTTTTACTTTTACCAATTCATCAAAACAATGTTTAGCGATAATCTCACCTTCCCTGTCCGGATCACTTGCTATATAAATTATAGAACATTTTTTTGCTTTCGAAACAATAGAGGTAAAGAGTTTCTTTTTCCCTTTGAGCCATTCATATTCAGGTTCAAAAGAGTTGGAGATATCCACTCCATAGGATTTGGGTGGCAGGTCTTTGATATGACCTTTTGTTGCGACAACCAACCAATCCTTACCTAAGTAAGAATTGATGGTTGAAGCTTTTGTAGGAGATTCAACAACAATTAAATTGGTGATTTTAAAATCCCATCAAACAAAGATTAAACGAAAAGTCCTTCCACAGATAAATATCTTTCACCTGTATCATAACAGAAGGTAAGCACTTTGGAACCTGCAGGAATTTCTTTTAGTTTTTTGGAAACTGCTGCAAGGCTTGCACCGGAAGATGTTCCGATAAAAATCCCTTCTTTTTTGGCAGCAAGAACAGCCATCGTGAACGATTCTTCTTTTCCAACAGTGATGATTCCATCGAGTAATTCTGTTTTACAGTTTTTAGGAATGAAACCAGCACCAATCCCTTGGAGAGGGTGTGGGCCTGGTTTACCACCACTGAGTACAGGAGAACCTTCAGGTTCTACAGCAAATACTTTTAGTTTAGGAAATCGTTTTTTTAAGTTTTCTGCACAACCAGAGATATGCCCACCAGTTCCCACTCCAGTGATGATATAGTCCAAACCATCTGGAAAATCTTTCGCAATTTCTTCTGCTGTTTTTTCTCTATGAACTTGGATATTGGCATCGTTTTCAAACTGTTGTGGCATCCAAGCATTTGGATTGGCAGCTACCATTTCTTGTGCTTTTGCAATCGCACCTGGCATTCCTTTTTCCCTTGGAGTGAGTTCAAACTTAGCACCGTAAGCTGCCATAATTCGGCGTCTCTCCACTGACATATGCTCTGGCATCACGAGAGTAATCGCATAACCTTTCACAGCTGCAACCATTGCGAGACCAATCCCAGTATTTCCAGATGTAGGCTCCACAATGATGGAATCTTTTTTAAGTTTCCCTGATTTTTCGGCATCTTCAATCATCGCAAGGGCGATACGATCTTTAATCGATCCACCTGGGTTCTGTCTTTCTAGTTTCATATAAACTTCGTGATCAGTTCCAAACAAACGAGACAATCGGATATGTGGTGTGTTGCCAATGGCATCTAAAATACTATTAAATTTCATAATTTCTCCGTTTAAGTCACATTTTTAAAGAAAATCTAGATTTGTCCACAATGAAATGGAATAAGTCTAGGGGTTCCGAAATGAAATAAGATAGGAATGATCTTCTTTCATTTGTGATAAGACATTTGGGTGATTTTCAATGTGAATCGCCTTTTCTAGGTAAGGTGCTGCAATTCGAAGGTCTAATCGGCGTAATGCCTGAGAGGCTTTTTTCCTTACTTCTGGATCTTCATGGGATAACATCTCTGTCACTGCTTTAAAATTTTGATTGGGCAATCGTTCTAAACCGACAATGGCCGATAAAATAGAAATTTTTGCATAAGGAACCTGTTCCTTCCCAAGGCCGTCCGCAAGAGAACTGATCCACTCTTTACGATTGGATTCATACATTGCATCGGCTGCGGAACTTCGGATATAAAAATTTGGGTGAGACAATGCTTGTTTGATGGTTTGTTCGGAGGATTCCGTTGTTGGGAGTGAACCTAACGCCCGTAACATCTCACCACATGCCAAAACCATGGAAATTTCACCATCTTCGTAAAAGTATGGACTCGAGGTAGAATGACGATCGGCAACACCGTCACTGATTTTTCTTACTTTTGGTGGGTTGTATTCGATGATGGAAGCAGACTCTTTTTGAAAGGTTTTGATGAGAACAGGGATGGCAATTTTGTCCCCTTTTTTTGCAAGAGCCTTTGCCGCATAAAATTTCACAGCGGGGGCATTGTTCTCACTCGTTGGAAAATTGGGTGTCCCTTCTAAAGCAGAAAGTATGTCCCGATACCCTCTATTGGATTTAATAAATGTTAAACGGTCAATGGCATCACGAATTTCGAAGATATCAGAAGAGGAAAGTCGTTTCCTTTGGGTTTCAAAAAAGGCCTCATCTTGTTCTGAAAATAAACTGACATTCCATAAAAAGACGAGTAGTAGAACATGTTGGAATTTCATTCCTTCCCCCTAAAATTGGAGGACATTCTAACCTATTTTGGCTAATTTTCTTTTAATTTTTCTGCGACTTCTTTTAATTTTTCGGATAAGTCGCCAAGGGTTGCTTTGTCTTCTTCCAAAATGGATTGGCTGAATTTTTCCAAATCCTTTTGGATTTGTTCCTTTTTTTCACTCGCACGGGATGCCATCTTTCGGAGTAAATCTTCTCTATAGAGACTAAAATCCACTTCCTTCAATTCCCCGAGTTCCACCATCGAATTGACAATTTTTTCCAATCGTTCGCGGGTAAGGTAATTGGCACCAATTCCACCGAGGACCAATCGTTCAAAAAGCCCAGAAACATCGCGACCTGTCTCTCGGATGAGAGAAGTTAACATAAAATTAGAAAAATCTTCATTCCTTTGGCCAAGGCTTACCTTTAAAAAAGTTTGTCCGAGGATTTTGGGTGTAATATCTTCCCCGGAAAGGTTGTCTTGGACTTTGATTTCTTCCCCACCAATGATCATCTTTGCCACATCTTCTAACGTGATGGTGGAACTTGTTTCTGGATCATAGAGTCTACGGTTTGCGTATCGCTTGAGGAGCTTCATCGGAGATGCTTTTTAAAATGACTTTCAAGCCTAGGGGGTCAACTAAAATACAATCGTATGGACTCACTATTCGGAGCCGTTTTGACACAACTCCCAGATCGGGAAAAAGAACTTATCATTGCATGGTTACAAGTAAATGGGTCCGTAGTGAAAGAATGTACAAGTAAAAATTGGAAAGATTTCCCTGATTGTATACGAGTTTTTTCTAAACCAAGTCCAGAATTAGCCAAAGAACTTTTGGATTGGAGCATAGAACCAATCTTATGCGGACAATTTTCAAAAGAAGAAAAAGAGGAATATAAATCTATTGGAGTATCCTTTTTATGGGATAAACCTTTTCAGAAAATTCATACTCTACCTCTCCTCCCAGAGCCTGAAAAAAAATTAACGTGGATTGTTTGTACAAAAAATCAAATCCTCGACCAACACATTTCTAGGGTTTTAAAAACTTTAGGGTATTTTGTTTTTACGGAATCCAATCCTGAATTTTTATTCAAAAGATTGTTAGTTGGTCCATGTCATTTTTTGGTATTGGATTGGGATAAAGTAGATACAAAGTTGTTAGTTCCAAATTTAGAAAAAATCAAAAGAGAAAAACCATTTTTGTCAATCGGTATCAAAGATTTTAGTCGAGAAAATCTTTATCGCGATTTAAAAATGGGGATCAGTGGAATCTCAGAAGTGCTCATTGATGGAAAGGACTTTTGGAAGGTATTTTTGGAAAGTTTTCCTCTCACAGAAGAACAAGGTGAAGAAAAACATTGGAAAGAATCAGTAAAATCAGTATCCAAACTAACGTTTACCTTCCAAGAAAAACGAATCCCCGTTTCCATGAAACTCTCTGATGTCACCAGTTTATCCGCAGATCAAACTTTCCAATCCATAAAAGACCATATCGATTTATTTAGATGGTTTGTGAGTTAAGGAAATTCAAAATAGAAGACCATGCGATTCATTCAAATAATAACATGTCATCACTTGAAAGTTCACCCGCTCCTCGGTTTGGAAAGGCTTGTTCAAAAAACAAAGCAGCTAACAAATCAAAGTCTTCATCTTCTTCCCGATTCTCCATTTCCCAAAGTTCATTCCTTCGTTTGATGAGAAGAGATACGGTTGCATCTTCCAATGCAAACTCGATTTTCAATCGATTTAGCGTTCGGATCCAAAAGTTTAAATTATAGATACTATAATCACGAAAATAAGTAAGACCTGCAATGGTTGGTTCGTATTTGAGTAATGCCTCTGTTAGGTAACAAGCAGTTTTTAAATCTTCGGTTGCCCCAGTTTCTTTATAATTGCGATAGATATGGTGGATGGTTTCGTGCATCGACATTGTGGAATGGTAGGAATCTTCAATGAGACGAATGGAATCAGGGTGTGATTCCATATACCCAAAAACATCTACAATTTCATTTTTCGCCTGAGCTTCTTTTCTAGCCAAATCACATTCTTCGTCAGTAGTTTTTGGATCAACTAACAAGATGAATAGATATTTGGTTTCAAATGCAAACCTGGATTCTTTTGGAATGTAATATTCGATCCAAATAGGTTCTTTGTAGTAATCAATTGACTCTTGGAAACTCAGTTCGGGTGTAACTTTGAGTGATTTGAGTTTTTTTACGTCATCGGTGATGACTTTTTTCCCTTCAACCCTTGTTTTACTTCGTTTGATCTGCCGGAGTTCCGACTTATTCAAAAGTGGCTTGGGTTTGAAGCTCGAGTCCATATTAGATCATCGACAGTTTAAAAAAAGCGCAAAAGAAAAGAACGGATCCAAAATCCAATGGGACTCAAAATTCCAGAATCTGCAAAAACAACCTTTCCGTTGGCATCGATAAAGAGTGTGGTTGGATAAGCGGAAATCCTCCATTCCTTTAACATTCGGTAATCTGCAGTGTAGATCGGATAAGTGGATTCAGAAGATAGGTGGGAGAGGATTTCTTTTGTCTCCTCTGAATCTTCGGATTCTAAAACAGACAAAAACATAGTTTCTTTTGGTAAAAATTTTAAATTGGCTTCCAGGATGGGAGTGTAGGCCTTACACACCGTACACCAAGTTGCCCAGAAATAAACCACTTTCGGGTGGCCTTTCCATGAGTTAGCTTCCGTTGGGGTTGTTGCGAGTGCCTCAATCGGAATGGATGGGTTTGTGTCCTTTGCCTTAAAGTAGGCAAAACCTAATGTTGCCGAAAAAAAGAAAACAAAGGCAAACACCACTTTCCAGCCATAAGGCAACTGCTTCCAAATTTTCATCTCTATTGGTAGACTGGTAGATGGCTCGATATGTTCCCAAACATCAAAAATAAGATGAGGACAAGCCAAATGACACCAGAGACGAGCACACTCACATCGGTGAGAATGGCTCTTGTGGGGTTATGGCCCATATTTTT is part of the Leptospira levettii genome and harbors:
- the topA gene encoding type I DNA topoisomerase, with translation MNSYLGKDWLVVATKGHIKDLPPKSYGVDISNSFEPEYEWLKGKKKLFTSIVSKAKKCSIIYIASDPDREGEIIAKHCFDELVKVKKPIYRLRLKEITKAELNIQLEKKNGLDLGEIESQIARRVIDRIFGFEVSPDLWKQLKIPTLSAGRVQSTVLHWICEREREIQNFTKQTYFLLKLHGSLKKQKIELKYHTKEKLNQEDVNAIVKELGLIPEPSKLKELILSNIKIKQLKRNPPKAFSTASLLEVSFRALKFDSKKTMRIAQSLFEGKKLQSGETVGLITYMRSDSTRVSDSKLQLGENYLKQHHPKLLLEGSGKQSKQKKFSQDAHEAVIPINPNLTPNQIRNYLTVDEWKLYQLIWERFLVSLMKPELGEEVVYEFPIGKHVFTHSFERIFDGGFKNFPEPISNQKKSPLDAKVGDVFSYESFSTLEKETEPPERYTQGKLIQKMEDTGVGRPSTYANILETLKLRKYIVEYQKNIGPSALGMKVDGYLDLNFHDLIGESFTKDLEQQLDEITENRNSRVELISAFYAKLIQIIKSPRKKIDSYGPEFGTTTKNEKAVSDSSAIKTNAHSKKNKNQHLPKEKSLSLTEKKVCPKCSDGTIKTKLGKNGKTIYFCSRYPHCDYITYDN
- the cysK gene encoding cysteine synthase A translates to MKFNSILDAIGNTPHIRLSRLFGTDHEVYMKLERQNPGGSIKDRIALAMIEDAEKSGKLKKDSIIVEPTSGNTGIGLAMVAAVKGYAITLVMPEHMSVERRRIMAAYGAKFELTPREKGMPGAIAKAQEMVAANPNAWMPQQFENDANIQVHREKTAEEIAKDFPDGLDYIITGVGTGGHISGCAENLKKRFPKLKVFAVEPEGSPVLSGGKPGPHPLQGIGAGFIPKNCKTELLDGIITVGKEESFTMAVLAAKKEGIFIGTSSGASLAAVSKKLKEIPAGSKVLTFCYDTGERYLSVEGLFV
- a CDS encoding HEAT repeat domain-containing protein, with product MKFQHVLLLVFLWNVSLFSEQDEAFFETQRKRLSSSDIFEIRDAIDRLTFIKSNRGYRDILSALEGTPNFPTSENNAPAVKFYAAKALAKKGDKIAIPVLIKTFQKESASIIEYNPPKVRKISDGVADRHSTSSPYFYEDGEISMVLACGEMLRALGSLPTTESSEQTIKQALSHPNFYIRSSAADAMYESNRKEWISSLADGLGKEQVPYAKISILSAIVGLERLPNQNFKAVTEMLSHEDPEVRKKASQALRRLDLRIAAPYLEKAIHIENHPNVLSQMKEDHSYLISFRNP
- a CDS encoding polyhydroxyalkanoate synthesis regulator DNA-binding domain-containing protein, encoding MKLLKRYANRRLYDPETSSTITLEDVAKMIIGGEEIKVQDNLSGEDITPKILGQTFLKVSLGQRNEDFSNFMLTSLIRETGRDVSGLFERLVLGGIGANYLTRERLEKIVNSMVELGELKEVDFSLYREDLLRKMASRASEKKEQIQKDLEKFSQSILEEDKATLGDLSEKLKEVAEKLKEN
- a CDS encoding TlpA family protein disulfide reductase — translated: MPYGWKVVFAFVFFFSATLGFAYFKAKDTNPSIPIEALATTPTEANSWKGHPKVVYFWATWCTVCKAYTPILEANLKFLPKETMFLSVLESEDSEETKEILSHLSSESTYPIYTADYRMLKEWRISAYPTTLFIDANGKVVFADSGILSPIGFWIRSFLLRFF